The following proteins are encoded in a genomic region of Maylandia zebra isolate NMK-2024a linkage group LG1, Mzebra_GT3a, whole genome shotgun sequence:
- the tshz3b gene encoding teashirt homolog 3b: MPRRKQQAPRRAAAYVPEDEKEAAMLDEDLDGDDSAQDGEEPAAKLLCPDKDFLFKDRPGFRDSPNATDFSGQELDSESHLSETSDRMSDFDSSSLKNEDEILHSKDPSNALSPSSSSTMMAAANAAATVAGEEAILAATGSVADSLEKMKAIYTSFLTNSYWSTLNLNLSQPPAEKPPRSHSSSSSSSSSSSCGSGGYDWHQTAMAKTLQQVSQNHHNRMALVQHPTVAVSTPSTEPNLFSTVQLYRQSSKLYGSIFTGASKFRCKDCSAAYDTLVELTVHMNETGHYRDDNHETDGEGAKRWSKPRKRSLLEMEGKEDAQKVLKCMYCGHSFESLQDLSVHMIKTKHYQKVPLKEPVTPVTAKIISSARKRAPLDLDIPSSPDSNGGATPKPTSLSDSGDILQKVTNPYITPNNRYGHQNGASYAWQFESRKSQILKCMECGSSHDTLQELTAHMMVTGHFIKVTNSAIKKGKPIIEASAQAPRSNSAAEEKVQSVPLAATTFSPPPAPVPPPTSISPTPMVMEIKKEAKEEECTAESILNNVNNVSKEKKAVGEEEVEEKFDITSKYSYLTEEDLEESPKGGLDILKSLENTVTSAINKAQNGAPSWGGYPSIHAAYQLPNIMKLSLGTSGKSSPLKYMFPGGEILSPTAKNQPLISPPSCQTSPLPKNNFHAMEELVKKVTEKVAKVEEKMREPAAVVRGSPLRRTTPSPCNSEAEESARGESPKESQPGGSKTPENASAEEENGPNHRDANGDVSTKETAENGVESAAVTSPPPTSACGSTAIITDHPPPEQPFVNPLSALQSVMNVHLGKAAKPALPSLDPMSMLFKMSNSLAEKAAVAASTPPAQTKKTGSEHLERYFYQQHLNNDQPIDLTKGKNADKSSNSLGSTSLSSPTSTPSSVSPSSTISMTKASAAVASFMSTSPLRENALSDISDMLRNLTESQAVSKSSTPTSQSERSDIDGVTQEETEDVSPAQKRKGRQSNWNPQHLLILQAQFASSLRQTNDGKYMMSDLSPQERMHISRFTGLSMTTISHWLANVKYQLRRTGGTKFLKNLDSGHPVFFCSDCASQIRSPSTYVSHLESHLGFRLRDLAKLSGEQLLSQISQQHHHQRHTKGLSEKLFSNLHPSSHPLPSSLPTSIPSSLPISLSSSLTTSLPSSESPLPSPEDDDSGALYQCKLCNRTFASKHAVKLHLSKTHGKSPEDHLMYVCELDKQ, from the exons ATGCCGCGGAGGAAGCAGCAAGCGCCGCGGCGCGCCGCAG CATACGTCCCTGAAGATGAGAAGGAAGCAGCTATGTTGGATGAAGACCTGGATGGAGACGACTCGGCCCAGGACGGGGAAGAGCCCGCTGCCAAACTCCTGTGTCCAGACAAGGACTTCCTCTTCAAGGACCGGCCGGGCTTCCGTGACTCCCCCAACGCCACTGACTTCTCTGGTCAGGAGCTGGACAGCGAGTCCCATCTGAGCGAAACCAGTGACAGAATGTCTGACTTTGATAGCTCCTCACTTAAAAATGAGGACGAGATCCTCCATTCTAAAGATCCCTCCAATGCCCTGTCGCCGTCCTCCTCCTCTACCATGATGGCCGCCGCCAACGCTGCCGCCACTGTCGCTGGCGAAGAGGCCATATTAGCAGCAACAGGCTCTGTTGCTGACAGCCTGGAGAAGATGAAGGCCATTTACACCTCTTTTCTGACCAATTCCTATTGGTCCACCCTAAACCTGAACCTGAGCCAGCCCCCAGCGGAGAAGCCCCCCCgcagccacagcagcagcagcagcagcagcagtagcagcagctgTGGGAGCGGAGGCTACGACTGGCACCAGACAGCCATGGCTAAAACCCTCCAGCAGGTCTCCCAGAACCACCACAACAGGATGGCGCTGGTCCAACATCCTACAGTGGCCGTGAGCACCCCATCAACAGAACCCAACCTCTTCAGTACCGTCCAGCTCTACCGGCAGAGCTCCAAGCTCTATGGCTCCATATTCACTGGTGCCAGCAAATTCCGCTGTAAGGACTGCAGCGCAGCATACGACACGCTGGTGGAGCTCACGGTGCACATGAATGAGACGGGCCACTACCGTGATGATAACCACGAGACGGATGGCGAGGGAGCTAAACGGTGGTCCAAACCTAGGAAACGATCTTTGCTGGAGATGGAAGGGAAGGAGGACGCGCAGAAGGTTCTGAAGTGTATGTACTGTGGACACTCTTTTGAATCCCTTCAGGACCTGAGTGTCCACATGATTAAGACGAAACACTACCAGAAAGTGCCTCTGAAAGAGCCTGTCACACCTGTGACAGCTAAGATTATCTCTTCTGCTCGAAAGAGAGCCCCTCTTGACCTGGACATCCCCAGCTCGCCAGACTCTAATGGAGGCGCCACACCAAAGCCCACCTCCCTCAGTGACTCTGGCGATATACTCCAAAAGGTCACCAACCCTTACATCACGCCCAACAACCGCTATGGACACCAAAATGGTGCCAGCTATGCCTGGCAGTTCGAATCCAGGAAGTCACAGATCCTCAAATGCATGGAGTGCGGCAGCTCTCACGACACGCTGCAGGAGCTCACGGCTCACATGATGGTGACAGGACATTTCATCAAAGTCACCAACTCTGCGATTAAGAAAGGCAAACCGATCATAGAGGCATCCGCCCAGGCACCGAGGTCAAACTCAGCAGCTGAAGAGAAGGTGCAGTCGGTCCCCCTGGCTGCTACCACCTTCTCCCCTCCACCTGCCCCGGTGCCTCCTCCGACCAGCATCTCCCCCACTCCTATGGTTATGGAGATAAAGAAGGAGGCGAAGGAGGAGGAGTGCACTGCAGAGTCCATTCTGAATAATGTTAACAATGTGAGCAAGGAGAAGAAGGCCGTAGGTgaggaggaggttgaggaaaaGTTTGATATCACTTCAAAGTATAGCTATCTGACTGAGGAGGATCTGGAGGAAAGTCCAAAGGGGGGTCTTGATATCCTCAAGTCCTTGGAGAACACAGTGACCTCAGCCATCAACAAGGCCCAGAATGGAGCTCCCAGCTGGGGAGGATATCCCAGCATCCACGCTGCCTACCAGCTACCAAACATCATGAAGCTTTCACTGGGTACCTCTGGAAAGAGCTCCCCACTGAAATATATGTTCCCCGGAGGGGAGATCCTCTCCCCCACTGCCAAGAACCAGCCGCTGATCTCGCCTCCTAGCTGCCAGACCTCTCCACTACCTAAAAACAACTTCCATGCTATGGAGGAACTCGTCAAGAAAGTGACAGAGAAGGTGGCCAAGGTGGAGGAGAAAATGAGGGAGCCGGCTGCTGTTGTGAGGGGCTCTCCTCTGAGGCGCACCACCCCTTCACCGTGCAACAGCGAGGCAGAGGAGTCAGCCCGAGGAGAGTCCCCCAAAGAAAGCCAACCAGGAGGCAGTAAGACCCCTGAGAATGCaagtgcagaagaagaaaatggacCCAACCACAGAGATGCAAACGGGGATGTCTCTACAAAGGAGACGGCAGAGAATGGTGTAGAGTCTGCTGCCGTGACCTCACCCCCACCCACCTCTGCGTGTGGCAGCACAGCCATCATCACTGATCACCCGCCTCCAGAACAGCCGTTTGTGAACCCTCTGAGTGCGCTGCAGTCCGTCATGAACGTGCACCTGGGGAAGGCCGCCAAGCCGGCCCTGCCCTCCTTGGACCCAATGAGCATGCTGTTCAAGATGAGCAACAGCTTGGCTGAGAAAGCAGCAGTGGCCGCTTCTACACCACCAGCACAGACCAAAAAGACCGGTAGCGAGCACCTCGAGCGATATTTCTACCAGCAGCATCTGAACAACGACCAACCCATAGACCTTACCAAAGGAAAAAATGCAGACAAAAGCAGCAACTCTTTGGGGTCGACATCTCTCTCCTCCCCCACTTCCACCCCATCCTCGGTGTCTCCCTCCTCCACCATCAGCATGACCAAAGCCTCAGCTGCAGTAGCTTCCTTCATGTCCACATCACCTCTGAGAGAAAACGCCCTCTCAGATATCTCAGACATGTTGAGGAACCTGACAGAAAGCCAGGCTGTGTCCAAGTCCTCCACGCCCACCAGCCAGTCCGAGCGCTCTGATATCGACGGCGTCACGCAGGAAGAGACCGAAGATGTTTCGCCTGCCCAGAAGCGTAAAGGCCGCCAGTCCAATTGGAACCCTCAGCACCTCCTCATCCTACAGGCCCAGTTTGCTTCCAGTCTCAGACAAACAAATGACGGCAAGTACATGATGTCGGACCTGAGCCCACAGGAAAGAATGCATATCTCCCGCTTTACGGGTCTCTCCATGACAACCATATCCCATTGGCTGGCAAATGTCAAGTACCAGCTGAGGAGAACCGGTGGCACAAAGTTCTTGAAGAACCTGGATTCTGGTCAccctgtgtttttctgcagTGACTGCGCCTCTCAGATTCGCTCGCCGTCCACCTACGTCAGCCACCTGGAATCCCACCTGGGCTTTCGCCTGCGAGACCTGGCGAAGCTTTCTGGGgagcagctgctcagccagATCTCCCAGCAACACCACCACCAACGCCATACCAAAGGACTGTCTGAGAAACTGTTCTCCAACCTCCACCCGTCCAGCCACCCTTTGCCGTCCTCACTCCCCACATCCATCCCGTCCTCCTTACCcatctccctgtcctcatcctTAACCACATCTCTGCCCTCCTCCGAATCGCCGTTGCCCTCTCCCGAGGACGACGACAGCGGCGCCCTTTATCAGTGCAAACTGTGTAATCGGACATTTGCGAGCAAGCACGCGGTCAAGCTTCACCTGAGTAAGACTCATGGGAAGTCGCCAGAGGATCACCTCATGTATGTGTGCGAGCTGGACAAACAGTAG